The Solanum lycopersicum chromosome 8, SLM_r2.1 DNA segment GCATTCACATGGATtactaaaataaaactaagtgttggagGACAACTGAAATATTCCAAGTGTTGGAAGcatgctgaaatattctaagtgttggaatgtagactgaaatattctaagtgttagaatattgtTATTTCATTTGGATAaggatgtaatttgaattatattctATCTGTTAGAAATATAGCTATTGGAAACATTAGTTTAAATTCTGTTATGACAAGTCGGACAGGTGTCGCTTGTAACTGTCGTTTGTAACTCCGCATGTAATTGCCATGTGCAGAAATTTTATAAAAGGgtggaaattcgtctaaggTAAAGAAGAACGAATATGTCCTTAGACGAATTTGTGAAGCCTTATcctttattgatttattattaataaaaggtTGGGAAGAGTTTCCATACGTTGGCTCTGCTGTTACGATTATTGTTTGCCTTAAATAATACTAAGTGAAGAATTCCTATACTTAATTAAATTTGTGTGAATGTAAGGCTGAAGTTTGCAAAGAGTTGTAGACTGCTTGGGAGTggttttagataaaaaaaattgaacctcTTTCAATTGATATCAAAAAGTGATTGAACGATGGTGACGAATGCAAAACTTTGAGAAATAGTGCGCAGGGTTGAAGCCTTTGTTGGGATTACTAATGAAGTAATGGAAGACCCAATGTTGGTTGATCTTCTGATGCAGATTGTTAATTCGAGACAGGACGCTGACAAAATTTGAGGTGATGCTTGTGTATTTCAAGGACTTGTTGATGAATACATGGCTGAAACTTTGAATTTTCACGAGGCTATGGAGGCACAATTGGAGTCACTGCATAAAGATAACGAAAATCTTCGTGCAGAGATCATTGTGTTATGCCGGGCTGTGGCAGTGTTAAGTTTAAATCGTGGGGAATTGTCTAAATTCCGGAACTTAAAGCCTTTGGTGGTGCAAGGAGTGCAAAAGAGTTGAAAAACTTAATTTGGAATATGGAACAGTACTTTACTACTGCAAGGGTGCCTGAAACTGACAAGTTAAACAATACCACAATGTATTTGATGGGTGACGCTAAACTTTGGTGGAGAACTCAAAATGCAGATGAAGTAAGTGCTGGACGATCCAAAATTGATACGTGGGataaattgatgaaagaaaTGCGTGACCAatttcttcctagcaacaccTCTTGGCTTGCAAGGGACAAGTTTAAGAGATTAAGGCAGACGGGTTTGGTGAGGGAATACATTACAGAATCTACCTCTGTGATATTAGACATCCAAAATATGTCTGATGAGGATAAATTACATAACTTCATTTCGGGTATGCAAGGCTGGGCTCAAAACGAACTTCGAAGGCAGAATGTCAAGGATTTTGCCAGGGGGCAATTGCTGCTGTTGATTTGTTAGTAGATTTCAGGACGACTCGACCGACTACTGATGTCCCTTCTACTTCTAAATCCAAGAAAAAGGGTGAGAAAAAAGGGGATTGGAAAAGGGAGAATCGTAGAGACTATGCTAATGATAAAGAGAAGATACCAATGAAGCaaggaaataaagaaaacaagcCAAAGAACTAGGATAGTAATTCGAAAGGTTGTTGGACTTGTGGTGGTCCTCATTTGGCTAAATCTTGTCCAAACAGAGAAAGAGTGAATGTTTTGCTTGCCGGAAAGGTGAATCAggatgaagaaggagaaggagtcACGACTGCTATGGCCAATCCGTTAGGTTTTTCTTTCAATCATATTACATTGGTTAATAATGTTGAAGGGACTTCTAAACTTCAAATCCACATGCTTTATTGATTCATTtggaaataaagataaaagaaaaatgtgtgaTGTCTATGGTTGATACGGGGGCTACTCATACATTTATTAATGTTAATAGTGCTGCAAAATTAAGGCTTAAGTTGACTAAAAGTCCCTCCTACatcaaaacagtgaatgctaagGCACAAGCTACTGTGGGCATGACTTATAGAGTGTCTATGATTAGTGAAAATTGGGTAGGAAAACGTAACTTGATGGTGATGCCGTTAGGAGATTTTCAGATGATACTTGGCATTGATTTTGTGAGAAAATTCcagtttgtttcttttttacatTTAGATGGAATAATGATTATGAATGAGGATAATGTTGGATTTGTAAAGGGTGTTCATCCATTTGGGAAAGTCAATAATGTTGCAAAGAAGAAGGATAGGGGAATGATGTTGTCTGCTATGTCAATTGACAAAAGAATGAAGAAGGGTAATGAAACTATACTTCTTGCTTTAGTCGAGCTGAAACCTGATGTAACGGTAGAGGTGCCTGATTGTGTGGCCGAGTTGTTGAAAAACGTTTACTGACGTGATGCCGCTTGAAGTACCAAAGACTTTGCCACCAAGGAAGAATATTGATCATAAGATTGAGTTGCTGCCAGGTACGATTGCTCCTGCACAGGCTCCTTATCGTATGGATCCTAAGGAATTGATTTGATAGAATATGTGCCTTCACTtatcagtcaatggaccaggtcccttggcACACTAATAAGTATAagcagaaagttaaatgcagtttAAACAACACAGCGACTTTACGTgtaaacctccttgcttaagggagtaaaaccacgacctgtcttacaggattttcaatcgttttcactaattttcacaagcaaaagtgaaacacGATTACAAAAAATGTGAGaagaagtttttaatctcacgttCAAGCAATAATCTttattgcttaacaagcctaagtagaaataaatctacccactaagcaaTCCCACctagacaacttagaatttcaaTACTACCCACTGATTCCTTCATAGTTTCAGCAATAGTTTACAATGTAAGACcaagagaatatatttttaaacaacTACACTAGATGCTCCAAATATTTCTGCTGTTGTTTGAATAATTCTACCGTTTGTTTGCTGATAGTCTTTGCAAGTGTTCTTGAAAAATTCTTtgtcaagttgcaaaaactaccaATGATCTTTAAGAAAGTGActtttatatggacaagtcactttCTTTAAACTCATTGCCATTGGTTGGAGAAGTGTGACTTTCTGACGTCGTTTGGAAGAGTGCACCTACTTTATGTACCTTCTCCAGCTAGCAGTCAACCGGCTCGTCACATAGGGagcctggtacctttacaaggtccctgagtttgtttcatcttcaaaactcaagtaagaaacctgatacctttacaaggtccctgagtttgtcaaatcatcaaaactgcaAATAACATGGTTGAATTGCGGAAacaattaaatgaattattggATGCTGGTTGGATTCAACCATATAAGGCTATATATGGTGATCCTATTTTGTTCCAAAATAAACAGGATGGAACGATGAGAATGTG contains these protein-coding regions:
- the LOC138338029 gene encoding uncharacterized protein, translated to MAETLNFHEAMEAQLESLHKDNENLRAEIIVLCRAVAVLSLNRGELSKFRNLKPLVYFTTARVPETDKLNNTTMYLMGDAKLWWRTQNADEVSAGRSKIDTWDKLMKEMRDQFLPSNTSWLARDKFKRLRQTGLVREYITESTSVILDIQNMSDEDKLHNFISGMQGWAQNELRRQNVKDFARGQLLLLIC